A region of Salvelinus sp. IW2-2015 unplaced genomic scaffold, ASM291031v2 Un_scaffold16629, whole genome shotgun sequence DNA encodes the following proteins:
- the LOC112080987 gene encoding neurexin-1a-like isoform X2 yields MPAVPSNFIGHLQGLTLNGMPYVDLCKNGDIDYCELNAVIGYKSIVADPVTFRSRSSYVTLPTLQAYYSMHLFFQFKTTSPDGLVLYNRGDGNDFIVVELVKGYLHYVSDLGNGAHLIKGNSNSPLNDNHWHNVLISRDTNNLHTVKIDTKVTTQTTMGAKNLDLKGDLYVGGVAKEMYRDLPKLVHSREGFQGCLATVDLNGRLPDLLADALATTGQVERGCEGPSTTCQEDSCASQGVCLQQWEGFSCDCSMTSFGGPLCNDAGTTYIFGRDGGVIVYTWPPNERPSTRADRLALGFSTQQKHATLLRVDSASGLGDYLQLQIDKGNIRVVFNVGTDDINIEETAKFVNDGKYHIVRFTRSGGNATLQLDDLPIIERYPSGNIDNERLAIARQRIPYRLGRIVDDWLLDKVSHSTVSHSTCPTSC; encoded by the exons ATGCCTGCTGTGCCTTCCAACTTCATAGGGCACCTGCAGGGCCTCACCCTCAACGGCATGCCCTATGTAGACCTCT GTAAGAACGGTGACATCGACTATTGCGAGCTGAACGCTGTGATTGGTTATAAGAGCATCGTGGCGGACCCGGTGACGTTCAGGTCMCGGTCGAGCTACGTGACCCTGCCAACGCTCCAGGCCTACTACTCCATGCACCTGTTCTTCCAATTCAAAACCACCTCCCCTGACGGACTCGTACTCTACAACAGAGGAGACGGAAACGACTTCATAGTGGTGGAGCTGGTCAAAGG ctaCCTCCACTATGTGTCCGACCTGGGGAACGGAGCTCACCTGATCAAAGGGAACTCCAACTCTCCTCTGAATGACAACCACTGGCACAACGTCCTCATATCCAGAGACACCAACAACCTGCACACTGTTAAGATAGACACCAAGGTCACTACACAGACCACTATGGGGGCCAAGAACCTGGATCTCAAag GTGACCTGTACGTAGGGGGCGTGGCTAAAGAGATGTACCGTGACCTTCCCAAGCTCGTCCACTCCCGCGAAGGCTTCCAGGGTTGCCTAGCAACCGTCGACCTCAACGGCCGATTACCCGACCTGCTGGCCGACGCCCTTGCTACGACCGGACAGGTGGAGAGGGGCTgtgaag GTCCCAGTACTACCTGTCAGGAAGACTCCTGCGCCAGTCAGGGCGTGTGTTTACAGCAGTGGGAGGGATTTAGCTGTGATTGCAGTATGACATCATTTGGGGGACCGCTCTGCAATGACG CGGGGACCACTTATATCTTTGGTCGTGACGGGGGTGTGATCGTGTACACCTGGCCTCCTAACGAGAGACCCAGCACACGGGCTGACCGGCTGGCGCTGGGCTTCAGCACACAGCAGAAACACGCTACTCTGCTACGGGTTGACAGCGCCTCGGGACTGGGGGACTACCTACAGCTACAGATA gATAAAGGAAATATTCGGGTAGTGTTTAACGTGGGGACAGATGACATCAACATTGAAGAGACTGCTAAATTCGTTAATGATGGGAAGTACCACATAGTTCGGTTTACCCGCAGCGGAGGCAACGCAACCCTGCAGCTGGACGACCTGCCAATCATAGAGCGCTACCCCTCAG GCAACATTGATAACGAGCGCCTGGCAATCGCTAGACAGAGAATCCCCTATCGGCTCGGTCGAATAGTTGACGATTGGCTACTCGACAAAG tctcgcACTCCACAGTCTCGCACTCCACATGTCCCACATCATGCTAA
- the LOC112080987 gene encoding neurexin-1a-like isoform X1 translates to MPAVPSNFIGHLQGLTLNGMPYVDLCKNGDIDYCELNAVIGYKSIVADPVTFRSRSSYVTLPTLQAYYSMHLFFQFKTTSPDGLVLYNRGDGNDFIVVELVKGYLHYVSDLGNGAHLIKGNSNSPLNDNHWHNVLISRDTNNLHTVKIDTKVTTQTTMGAKNLDLKGDLYVGGVAKEMYRDLPKLVHSREGFQGCLATVDLNGRLPDLLADALATTGQVERGCEGPSTTCQEDSCASQGVCLQQWEGFSCDCSMTSFGGPLCNDAGTTYIFGRDGGVIVYTWPPNERPSTRADRLALGFSTQQKHATLLRVDSASGLGDYLQLQIDKGNIRVVFNVGTDDINIEETAKFVNDGKYHIVRFTRSGGNATLQLDDLPIIERYPSGNIDNERLAIARQRIPYRLGRIVDDWLLDKGRQLTIFNSQTTVTVGRGKEAGQFQGQMAGLYYNGLKILNMAAEGHAHIRLEGSTRLVGDMPSSSITPQSSAAAGGNRLDPAANAGDITTTTVTNKKQGGGSTQQSTDDLLVASAEWSQ, encoded by the exons ATGCCTGCTGTGCCTTCCAACTTCATAGGGCACCTGCAGGGCCTCACCCTCAACGGCATGCCCTATGTAGACCTCT GTAAGAACGGTGACATCGACTATTGCGAGCTGAACGCTGTGATTGGTTATAAGAGCATCGTGGCGGACCCGGTGACGTTCAGGTCMCGGTCGAGCTACGTGACCCTGCCAACGCTCCAGGCCTACTACTCCATGCACCTGTTCTTCCAATTCAAAACCACCTCCCCTGACGGACTCGTACTCTACAACAGAGGAGACGGAAACGACTTCATAGTGGTGGAGCTGGTCAAAGG ctaCCTCCACTATGTGTCCGACCTGGGGAACGGAGCTCACCTGATCAAAGGGAACTCCAACTCTCCTCTGAATGACAACCACTGGCACAACGTCCTCATATCCAGAGACACCAACAACCTGCACACTGTTAAGATAGACACCAAGGTCACTACACAGACCACTATGGGGGCCAAGAACCTGGATCTCAAag GTGACCTGTACGTAGGGGGCGTGGCTAAAGAGATGTACCGTGACCTTCCCAAGCTCGTCCACTCCCGCGAAGGCTTCCAGGGTTGCCTAGCAACCGTCGACCTCAACGGCCGATTACCCGACCTGCTGGCCGACGCCCTTGCTACGACCGGACAGGTGGAGAGGGGCTgtgaag GTCCCAGTACTACCTGTCAGGAAGACTCCTGCGCCAGTCAGGGCGTGTGTTTACAGCAGTGGGAGGGATTTAGCTGTGATTGCAGTATGACATCATTTGGGGGACCGCTCTGCAATGACG CGGGGACCACTTATATCTTTGGTCGTGACGGGGGTGTGATCGTGTACACCTGGCCTCCTAACGAGAGACCCAGCACACGGGCTGACCGGCTGGCGCTGGGCTTCAGCACACAGCAGAAACACGCTACTCTGCTACGGGTTGACAGCGCCTCGGGACTGGGGGACTACCTACAGCTACAGATA gATAAAGGAAATATTCGGGTAGTGTTTAACGTGGGGACAGATGACATCAACATTGAAGAGACTGCTAAATTCGTTAATGATGGGAAGTACCACATAGTTCGGTTTACCCGCAGCGGAGGCAACGCAACCCTGCAGCTGGACGACCTGCCAATCATAGAGCGCTACCCCTCAG GCAACATTGATAACGAGCGCCTGGCAATCGCTAGACAGAGAATCCCCTATCGGCTCGGTCGAATAGTTGACGATTGGCTACTCGACAAAG GCCGCCAGCTGACCATCTTCAACAGCCAGACGACGGTGACGGTGGGAAGAGGAAAGGAAgcaggtcagttccagggtcagatgGCCGGTCTCTACTACAACGGACTGAAGATACTCAACATGGCCGCCGAGGGACACGCCCACATCCGCCTGGAGGGCAGCACACGATTGGTTGGGGACatgccctcctcctccatcacgcCCCAATCCAGCGCTGCCGCCGGGGGCAACCGATTAGATCCCGCCGCCAATGCCGGCGACATCACCACGACAACCGTCACAAATAAGAAGCAAGGAGGAGGAAGTACGCAGCAG